The following proteins are co-located in the Microbacterium sp. Clip185 genome:
- a CDS encoding isoprenyl transferase: MSPKPYTHRDAVPYRPVDWTGEYPPEYRRGTVPRHVAIVMDGNGRWANGRGLTRVEGHKAGEAALLDVVAGAIQAGVTHLSVYAFSTENWSRSPDEVRFLMGFNRDVLHRRRDQLNEWGVRVRWAGRKPRLWGSVIKELQYAEELTRDNTVLTLTMCVNYGGRVELVDAMRSIADDVAAGRLRPSAVTEKLVQRRLYQPDMPDVDLFVRSSGEQRTSNFLLWESAYAEFVFLDTLWPDFGRRDLWRAIDMYLGRDRRFGGAVDAPRA; this comes from the coding sequence ATGAGCCCGAAGCCCTACACGCACCGGGATGCGGTGCCGTACCGACCCGTCGACTGGACAGGGGAGTACCCGCCCGAGTACCGGCGCGGCACGGTTCCGCGTCACGTGGCGATCGTGATGGACGGCAACGGGCGGTGGGCGAACGGCCGCGGGCTCACTCGGGTCGAGGGTCACAAAGCGGGGGAGGCGGCGCTGCTGGATGTGGTCGCCGGAGCCATCCAGGCCGGCGTCACCCACCTCTCGGTCTATGCGTTCTCGACGGAGAACTGGAGTCGCTCGCCCGACGAGGTGCGCTTCCTCATGGGCTTCAACCGCGATGTGCTGCACCGTCGACGCGACCAGCTCAACGAGTGGGGTGTGCGGGTGCGGTGGGCCGGACGCAAGCCGCGGCTGTGGGGCTCGGTGATCAAGGAACTCCAGTACGCGGAGGAGCTCACGCGCGACAACACGGTGCTGACGCTCACGATGTGCGTCAACTACGGCGGTCGGGTGGAGCTGGTCGATGCGATGCGATCGATCGCGGACGATGTCGCGGCGGGGCGGCTGCGGCCCTCCGCCGTCACGGAGAAGCTCGTTCAGCGTCGGCTCTACCAGCCGGACATGCCCGATGTGGACCTGTTCGTGCGCTCCAGCGGTGAGCAGCGCACCTCGAACTTCCTGCTGTGGGAATCCGCCTACGCCGAGTTCGTGTTCCTGGATACGCTCTGGCCCGACTTCGGCCGCCGCGATCTGTGGCGGGCGATCGACATGTACCTCGGCCGGGATCGCCGGTTCGGCGGCGCGGTCGACGCGCCGCGCGCGTGA
- the dusB gene encoding tRNA dihydrouridine synthase DusB: MTTTIAPARPLRLGPIEVEVPVVLAPMAGITNTAFRRLCREYGAGLYVSEMITSRALVERNETTMRLIRHHESETPRSVQLYGVDPATVGAAARLLADEDRADHIDLNFGCPVPKVTRKGGGAALPWKSGLFGEIVRAAVHGAGDIPVTVKMRKGIDDDHLTYLDAARIAEDAGVAAIALHARTASQFYSGHADWDAIGTLKQTITSVPVLGNGDIWSAQDAVRMVEETGCDGVVVGRGCLGRPWLFGDLARAFGGGAGTHPVDATLGFVAGAFRRHAELLVEFFEDEDRGCRDIRKHVAWYFKGYPVGGDIRARLATASSLQEIDDLLGTLELDAPYPGEAAEGQRGRAGTPKRPALPEGWLDNRELATDAAGALADAELDHSGG; this comes from the coding sequence GTGACCACGACAATCGCCCCCGCGCGCCCCCTGCGGCTCGGCCCCATCGAGGTCGAGGTGCCGGTGGTTCTCGCGCCCATGGCGGGTATCACGAACACGGCGTTTCGTCGGCTGTGCCGCGAGTACGGGGCCGGTCTCTACGTGAGCGAGATGATCACTTCACGCGCTCTGGTGGAGCGCAACGAGACGACGATGCGCCTCATCCGCCATCACGAATCCGAGACGCCGCGTTCTGTGCAGCTTTACGGTGTCGATCCGGCGACGGTGGGAGCCGCGGCGCGGCTGCTCGCCGACGAGGATCGCGCCGATCACATCGATCTGAACTTCGGTTGTCCCGTCCCCAAGGTCACCCGCAAGGGCGGGGGAGCGGCTCTGCCCTGGAAGAGCGGGCTGTTCGGCGAGATCGTGCGCGCTGCGGTACACGGCGCGGGCGACATTCCGGTGACGGTGAAGATGCGCAAGGGCATCGACGACGACCACCTCACCTATCTCGACGCGGCTCGTATCGCGGAGGATGCGGGGGTCGCCGCGATCGCGCTGCACGCGCGCACCGCGTCGCAGTTCTACTCGGGCCATGCGGACTGGGATGCGATCGGCACGCTGAAGCAGACCATCACGAGCGTGCCGGTGCTCGGCAACGGCGACATCTGGTCGGCACAGGACGCGGTGCGCATGGTCGAGGAGACCGGCTGCGACGGTGTCGTGGTGGGGCGCGGGTGCCTCGGGCGGCCATGGCTCTTCGGGGACCTGGCCCGTGCCTTCGGCGGCGGTGCGGGAACCCACCCCGTCGATGCCACTCTCGGTTTCGTCGCTGGAGCGTTCCGCCGTCACGCCGAGCTGCTGGTGGAGTTCTTCGAGGATGAGGACCGCGGATGCCGCGACATCCGCAAGCACGTGGCCTGGTACTTCAAGGGCTATCCGGTCGGAGGCGACATCCGCGCGCGGCTGGCGACCGCCTCGTCGCTGCAGGAGATCGACGATCTGCTCGGGACGCTGGAGCTCGACGCGCCGTACCCGGGGGAGGCGGCGGAGGGTCAGCGCGGTCGCGCGGGAACCCCGAAGCGCCCGGCGCTTCCCGAGGGATGGCTCGACAACCGAGAGCTGGCGACGGATGCTGCCGGCGCACTGGCGGATGCGGAGCTCGACCACAGTGGCGGCTGA
- a CDS encoding SPFH domain-containing protein — MDIAALGAMGLLAIVGGIVLVVVLVIVLILIRAWYRVAKADEALVIVGKKQRSTSGDSRITVITGGGAIVNPLTQRGEMISLRARQIKMEPTAQSSNGVTVNVSGVALVKIGSDPESVRRAAERFASQDKAIEQFTTEQLEGALRGVVATLTVEELMRDRQRLSDQIAEGIKSDLSSQGLILDSFQIQGITDQNGYISALGATEVERVKREAEVAKINAEREIRARQIATQEANLIEQTALDKNTAAAQAEVGRANAEAEQAEALARAERQQAVLLQEAENKQARLDADIKKVADANLYERERAADADAYAKVKAAQAQAQIAEQDAAATRLRANAEADAIRAEGEARAAAIQAEAEALSRNQQALLAQRALEALVPMMAEFAKGYDKVGSVTVLGGEGASSHLAAESAQGLRATFDAVKVATGLDLAEIIQGRVVGQAMGEQLQAAAPAQPQQAQHTPPAPPAAPAAEAPTEGA, encoded by the coding sequence ATGGATATCGCCGCACTCGGAGCAATGGGGCTGCTGGCCATCGTCGGCGGAATCGTGCTCGTCGTCGTCCTGGTGATCGTTCTGATCCTCATCCGCGCCTGGTACCGGGTGGCGAAGGCCGACGAGGCTCTCGTGATCGTGGGTAAGAAGCAGCGGAGCACCAGCGGCGACTCGCGCATCACGGTGATCACCGGTGGTGGCGCGATCGTGAACCCGCTCACTCAGCGCGGCGAGATGATCTCCCTGCGCGCCCGCCAGATCAAGATGGAGCCGACGGCGCAGTCCTCCAACGGCGTCACGGTCAACGTCAGCGGTGTCGCGCTGGTCAAGATCGGATCCGACCCCGAATCCGTCCGCCGCGCGGCCGAGCGCTTCGCTTCGCAGGACAAGGCCATCGAGCAGTTCACGACCGAACAGCTCGAGGGTGCGCTGCGCGGCGTCGTCGCGACGCTGACGGTGGAAGAGCTCATGCGCGACCGCCAGCGTCTGTCTGACCAGATCGCCGAAGGCATCAAGAGCGACCTGTCGTCGCAGGGGCTCATCCTCGACTCGTTCCAGATCCAAGGCATCACGGACCAGAACGGCTACATCTCCGCGCTCGGCGCCACCGAGGTCGAGCGCGTGAAGCGCGAGGCGGAGGTTGCCAAGATCAATGCCGAGCGTGAGATCCGCGCCCGTCAGATTGCGACCCAGGAAGCCAACCTGATCGAGCAGACCGCGCTCGACAAGAACACGGCAGCTGCGCAGGCCGAGGTCGGTCGAGCCAACGCCGAGGCCGAGCAGGCCGAGGCGCTGGCCCGCGCCGAGCGGCAGCAGGCGGTTCTCCTCCAGGAGGCCGAGAACAAGCAGGCCCGACTGGATGCCGACATCAAGAAGGTCGCCGACGCCAACCTCTACGAGCGTGAGCGCGCGGCCGACGCCGACGCCTACGCCAAGGTCAAGGCGGCTCAGGCTCAGGCCCAGATCGCCGAGCAGGATGCGGCCGCCACGCGGCTGCGTGCCAACGCGGAAGCCGACGCCATCCGCGCCGAGGGTGAGGCGCGTGCCGCGGCCATCCAGGCGGAAGCGGAGGCGCTGAGCCGCAACCAGCAGGCACTGCTCGCGCAGCGCGCTCTTGAGGCGCTCGTGCCCATGATGGCCGAGTTTGCGAAGGGGTACGACAAGGTCGGCTCGGTCACGGTCCTCGGCGGCGAGGGCGCCAGCAGCCACCTGGCGGCGGAGTCCGCGCAGGGGCTGCGCGCCACTTTCGACGCGGTCAAGGTCGCTACCGGCCTCGACCTCGCCGAGATCATCCAGGGTCGCGTCGTCGGACAGGCGATGGGTGAGCAGCTGCAGGCCGCTGCGCCGGCCCAGCCTCAGCAGGCACAGCACACGCCGCCGGCACCGCCCGCGGCTCCCGCGGCTGAGGCGCCCACCGAAGGAGCGTGA
- the dnaG gene encoding DNA primase, whose product MPGRIAQADVEEVKARTNIADIVGERVALKSAGVGSLKGLCPFHDEKSPSFHVRPQVGFYHCFGCGESGDVYTFLRRMDHLTFTEAVERLAGRIGYTLHYEEGGAAPETSGRARLYAANAAAADFFRAQLLTPEAEVGRRFLGERGFDAGAAAHFGVGFAPPGWSGMLDALTAKGFTKEELLTAGLVSQGQRGVYDRFRGRVVWPIRDVTGQVLGFGARRLLEDDKGPKYLNTPETPIYRKSQVLYGIDLAKRDIARGDKRRVIVVEGYTDVMACHLAGLTTAVATCGTAFGAEHMKVLRRIMGDDAAAEIVFTFDPDAAGQKAAVRAFAETRTANVQSFVAVGPADLDPCDLRLARGDGAVRALMDTKVPMFEFVIDQRLAGLDLRTVEGRLAGLNLAAPLLAEIRDEPLRRRYEHVLARRLGEDLKDVHREVARQRSRAAGTPELAPSPSPQADAPQPPLVRVTLASLPRSADLERDAVMGFLQYGHRLDPAELRAALDETFQHPALEAVRSSIAAVPDHSRPGWAAAAVDAVREPYRSLAAELLTGEFPARDEEHAVISARDLALRIRLRAIDRQKQELVGDIQRLAPDSPEGREVRLRLRELDAARLRLTLDQ is encoded by the coding sequence ATGCCGGGGCGCATCGCGCAGGCCGACGTCGAGGAGGTGAAGGCCCGGACGAACATCGCCGACATCGTGGGGGAGCGCGTCGCGCTCAAGTCGGCGGGTGTGGGTTCGCTCAAGGGACTGTGTCCGTTCCACGACGAGAAGAGCCCCAGCTTCCACGTGCGACCGCAGGTGGGCTTCTACCACTGCTTCGGATGCGGCGAGTCCGGCGACGTGTACACATTCCTCCGCCGGATGGACCACCTGACGTTCACCGAGGCGGTCGAGCGTCTTGCCGGACGCATCGGCTACACACTGCACTACGAAGAGGGCGGTGCCGCGCCGGAGACCTCGGGACGCGCTCGCCTGTACGCGGCCAACGCCGCGGCTGCGGATTTCTTCCGTGCGCAGCTGCTGACGCCCGAGGCCGAGGTAGGGCGCCGCTTCCTGGGTGAGCGGGGCTTCGATGCGGGTGCGGCCGCGCACTTCGGCGTGGGCTTCGCGCCGCCGGGGTGGTCGGGGATGCTCGACGCTCTGACGGCGAAGGGCTTCACCAAGGAGGAGCTGCTGACGGCGGGCCTCGTGTCCCAGGGGCAGCGCGGCGTCTATGACAGGTTCCGCGGCCGCGTGGTCTGGCCCATCCGCGATGTGACGGGTCAGGTGCTCGGCTTCGGTGCCCGTCGCCTGCTCGAGGACGACAAGGGGCCGAAGTACCTCAACACGCCCGAGACGCCGATCTACCGCAAATCGCAGGTGCTGTATGGCATCGATCTCGCCAAGCGCGATATCGCCCGAGGCGACAAGCGCCGCGTCATCGTCGTGGAGGGGTACACCGACGTCATGGCGTGCCACCTGGCGGGGCTCACCACCGCGGTCGCCACCTGTGGCACGGCCTTCGGCGCCGAGCACATGAAGGTGCTGCGCCGCATCATGGGCGACGATGCGGCCGCGGAGATCGTCTTCACCTTCGACCCGGATGCGGCGGGCCAGAAGGCCGCGGTGCGTGCATTCGCCGAGACCCGCACTGCCAACGTGCAGAGCTTCGTGGCCGTGGGGCCGGCGGATCTCGATCCCTGTGATCTGCGTCTGGCTCGCGGAGACGGCGCGGTGCGCGCGCTGATGGACACGAAGGTGCCCATGTTCGAGTTCGTCATCGATCAACGCCTCGCGGGTCTGGACCTCCGCACGGTCGAAGGCCGTCTCGCCGGGTTGAACCTCGCCGCTCCGCTCCTGGCGGAGATCCGCGACGAACCGCTGCGTCGTCGCTACGAGCATGTCCTCGCGCGGCGGCTCGGCGAGGACCTCAAGGACGTGCATCGTGAGGTCGCGCGCCAGCGTTCGCGCGCCGCAGGCACGCCCGAGCTGGCGCCGAGCCCGTCGCCGCAGGCGGACGCACCCCAACCTCCTCTCGTGCGCGTCACGCTCGCCTCGCTCCCGCGCTCCGCCGACCTGGAACGTGATGCGGTCATGGGCTTCTTGCAGTACGGGCATCGCCTCGACCCCGCGGAGCTGCGCGCGGCGCTCGACGAGACGTTCCAGCATCCGGCGCTCGAAGCGGTCAGATCCAGCATCGCGGCCGTTCCCGACCACTCCCGTCCGGGCTGGGCCGCGGCTGCGGTCGACGCCGTGAGAGAGCCCTATCGATCGCTCGCGGCAGAGCTGCTGACGGGCGAGTTCCCCGCGCGCGACGAGGAGCACGCGGTGATCTCCGCCCGCGACCTGGCGCTGCGTATCCGACTGCGCGCGATCGACCGGCAGAAGCAGGAGCTGGTGGGCGACATCCAGCGACTCGCGCCCGACTCGCCTGAGGGACGAGAGGTCCGGCTGCGGCTGCGTGAGCTGGACGCGGCGCGGCTGCGCCTCACCCTCGATCAGTAG
- a CDS encoding glutathione peroxidase, translating into MSVTTADDLRNIPFTAADGSQKTLADYGQNVLMIVNVASRCGLAPQYEQLEELQRTYGERGFTVLGFPCNQFMGQEPGSVEEILEYCSTTWGVTFPVNDKVKVNGPGAAPLYKALKRAKDEEGKHGPILWNFEKFVLTPAGDVHRFRPTVKPDDPAIVEVIERNLPA; encoded by the coding sequence ATGAGCGTGACCACCGCCGACGACCTGCGCAACATCCCCTTCACCGCCGCAGACGGCAGCCAGAAGACCCTCGCCGACTACGGCCAGAACGTCCTCATGATCGTCAACGTCGCCTCTCGCTGCGGCCTCGCGCCGCAGTACGAGCAGCTCGAAGAACTGCAGCGCACGTACGGCGAGCGGGGCTTCACCGTCCTCGGATTCCCCTGCAACCAGTTCATGGGCCAAGAGCCCGGATCCGTCGAGGAGATCCTCGAGTACTGCTCGACGACGTGGGGCGTCACGTTCCCCGTGAACGACAAGGTCAAGGTGAACGGGCCCGGCGCCGCTCCTCTCTACAAGGCGCTCAAGCGCGCGAAGGACGAGGAGGGCAAGCACGGCCCGATCCTCTGGAACTTCGAGAAGTTCGTGCTCACCCCCGCAGGAGACGTGCACCGGTTCCGCCCGACCGTGAAGCCCGACGATCCGGCGATCGTCGAGGTCATCGAGCGGAACCTGCCCGCCTGA
- a CDS encoding DsbA family oxidoreductase, which produces MTDPIRIDVWSDIACPWCYIGKRNLEAGLKATADDEDAPRVEVTFHSYELSPDTPVDFHGNEVDFLAEYKGMPHDQVRQMLDRVTGVAAEAGLDYHFEKLQHTNTVLAHQLLHFAKEQGLQREMTERLMSAYFVEGHHVGRVDDLVALAAEVGLDAEAAREALESDRYLEAVEADKAQATAYGINAVPFFVIDERYGVSGAQPPEAFAQIARQVWAERQGAETA; this is translated from the coding sequence ATGACAGACCCGATTCGTATCGACGTGTGGAGTGACATCGCGTGCCCGTGGTGTTACATCGGAAAGCGCAATCTCGAGGCCGGACTGAAGGCCACCGCGGATGACGAAGACGCCCCGCGGGTGGAGGTGACCTTCCACTCGTACGAGCTCTCACCCGACACGCCCGTCGATTTCCATGGGAACGAGGTCGACTTCCTCGCGGAGTACAAGGGGATGCCGCACGATCAGGTGCGCCAGATGCTCGACCGCGTCACGGGCGTCGCCGCGGAGGCGGGCCTGGACTACCACTTCGAGAAACTGCAGCACACGAACACGGTGCTTGCGCACCAGTTGCTGCACTTCGCCAAGGAGCAGGGTCTCCAGCGGGAGATGACTGAGCGTCTCATGTCGGCCTACTTCGTGGAGGGCCACCACGTGGGCCGCGTGGACGACCTCGTCGCGCTGGCCGCCGAGGTGGGGCTGGATGCGGAGGCCGCACGCGAGGCCCTCGAGAGCGACCGGTACCTCGAAGCCGTTGAGGCGGACAAGGCGCAGGCGACGGCGTACGGGATCAACGCCGTGCCGTTCTTCGTGATCGACGAGCGCTACGGCGTGAGCGGAGCACAGCCCCCTGAGGCATTCGCACAGATCGCACGCCAGGTGTGGGCGGAGCGACAGGGCGCCGAGACGGCCTGA
- the def gene encoding peptide deformylase: MAVLPIRIMGDPVLHSPAAPVEEVTDEIRTLVADMYETMDAAPGVGLAAPQVGVGLRIFTYTYQDDDGSPWRGEIINPELWMTPLIPGEPDEDEESEGCLSFPGERFALRRSERVRVTGTDLEGRPVSIEVDGWRARILQHEFDHLDGILYIDRLSDSDWKTTQKIARKRGWGRPGASWLPGVDDLEG, translated from the coding sequence GTGGCTGTCCTTCCGATTCGCATCATGGGCGATCCCGTCCTCCACTCTCCCGCCGCCCCCGTCGAGGAGGTGACCGACGAGATCCGCACCCTGGTCGCCGACATGTACGAGACCATGGATGCCGCGCCCGGCGTCGGTCTCGCCGCGCCTCAGGTCGGTGTGGGCCTGCGCATCTTCACCTACACGTACCAGGACGACGACGGCTCCCCGTGGCGCGGCGAGATCATCAATCCCGAGCTGTGGATGACACCGCTCATCCCCGGAGAACCCGACGAGGACGAGGAGTCCGAGGGCTGCCTCTCGTTCCCGGGCGAGCGCTTTGCGCTCCGCCGATCGGAGCGGGTGCGTGTGACGGGAACCGACCTCGAAGGGCGTCCGGTCTCGATTGAGGTCGACGGCTGGCGCGCCCGCATCCTGCAGCACGAGTTCGATCACCTCGACGGCATCCTCTACATCGATCGCCTCAGCGACTCAGACTGGAAGACGACCCAGAAGATCGCCCGCAAGCGCGGATGGGGGCGCCCGGGAGCGTCCTGGCTCCCGGGCGTCGACGACCTCGAAGGCTGA
- a CDS encoding ATP-binding cassette domain-containing protein: MDQAALSIDCSDISLAHAGSDERVIDGISFRVERGAALILVGSTGSGKSTLAAVLAGHADDGVQVVGGDAVVEGVSVRHGGRRRRALPVFAGYLGQQDGAQLPPRLTVAEIVAEPVTSRSRRVNARALELRVVTLLDELGLSIGAASKFPYELSSGMRQRVAIARALVLDPSLVVADEPMANLDVEARELVRTAFETRRRERGTSLLLVANEAETLASFDADVLVMQGGHAVGFGHGVQKMQWTPSASADRRLVSS; encoded by the coding sequence ATGGATCAGGCCGCGCTCAGCATCGATTGCAGCGACATCTCGCTCGCTCACGCCGGCAGCGACGAGCGGGTGATCGACGGGATCTCCTTCCGCGTGGAGCGGGGCGCCGCCCTCATCCTGGTGGGCTCCACAGGGTCAGGGAAATCGACCCTTGCAGCCGTTCTGGCCGGGCATGCCGATGACGGCGTCCAGGTCGTCGGCGGGGATGCCGTCGTCGAAGGGGTCTCCGTGCGCCACGGCGGTCGTCGGCGGCGAGCGCTGCCGGTTTTCGCGGGATACCTCGGGCAGCAGGACGGGGCGCAACTTCCGCCGCGGCTCACCGTCGCCGAGATCGTCGCCGAGCCTGTGACCAGTCGCTCACGCCGCGTCAACGCGCGGGCACTGGAGCTGCGGGTGGTGACGCTGCTCGACGAGCTGGGGCTGAGTATCGGTGCCGCATCCAAGTTCCCCTACGAGCTCAGTTCCGGGATGCGTCAGCGCGTCGCGATCGCCCGCGCCCTCGTGCTGGATCCGAGTCTCGTAGTCGCGGATGAGCCGATGGCCAATCTGGACGTCGAGGCGCGTGAGCTGGTGCGAACGGCCTTCGAGACGCGGCGCCGGGAACGCGGCACCTCGCTGCTGCTGGTGGCGAACGAAGCGGAGACGCTCGCGAGCTTCGACGCCGATGTGCTCGTGATGCAGGGCGGTCACGCGGTCGGTTTCGGCCACGGCGTGCAGAAGATGCAGTGGACGCCCTCGGCGTCGGCCGATCGCCGCCTGGTGTCATCGTGA
- a CDS encoding PIG-L family deacetylase — protein MGTRTVARDARHARRHRRRTIIWVSSLIAVLAVGATTAAAVVLPQLPPSFPFAAEQTPSSSPTEAASPDPTPLPTPVQTPDTPPPPPTPASPLALPCDTTTLMSVWAHQDDDLIFANPSLQEAVSNGECVRTLYLTAGDAGKGTNYSRSRELGILRAYNTMRGAQAFWDEKSVTTLSGAHVTIFCRQGDPKLSVAFLRLPDGGLDAGGFVATGHGSIPQLESGAIPALAPIDGGPPLTAAVLQQTVAEAISAWAPTRLFTHVPANSPLTQGDHPDHGATGAIVRAAAQSVGYPTDAIRYFVGYPSQNLPVNVDGDILSRKVDTYRVYAKEDPVIACADNAACLARKGFGAWLQRSYPKTDAELGIG, from the coding sequence GTGGGGACCCGAACCGTGGCGCGTGACGCGCGCCACGCACGCCGACACCGCCGTCGCACGATCATCTGGGTGAGCTCGCTCATCGCCGTTCTGGCAGTGGGCGCGACCACCGCGGCCGCGGTCGTCCTGCCGCAACTGCCGCCGTCCTTTCCGTTCGCGGCGGAGCAGACGCCCAGCTCGTCACCGACCGAGGCGGCGTCACCCGACCCGACACCGTTGCCCACACCGGTGCAGACACCGGACACTCCTCCGCCCCCGCCGACGCCGGCCTCTCCGCTCGCGCTGCCGTGCGACACCACGACTCTGATGTCGGTCTGGGCGCACCAGGACGACGACCTGATCTTTGCGAACCCCTCCCTGCAGGAGGCGGTGAGCAACGGCGAATGCGTGCGCACGCTCTACCTGACCGCCGGCGACGCCGGCAAGGGGACGAACTACTCGCGTTCGCGCGAACTGGGCATCCTGCGTGCCTACAACACCATGCGCGGCGCGCAGGCGTTCTGGGACGAGAAGAGCGTGACCACGCTGTCCGGAGCCCACGTCACCATCTTCTGCCGGCAGGGCGACCCGAAGCTGAGCGTCGCGTTCCTCCGGCTTCCCGACGGCGGCCTCGACGCGGGCGGGTTCGTCGCCACCGGCCACGGGAGCATCCCGCAGCTCGAGTCCGGCGCGATTCCTGCGCTCGCCCCCATCGACGGCGGACCACCGCTCACGGCCGCGGTGCTGCAGCAGACCGTGGCCGAGGCCATCTCGGCGTGGGCTCCCACCCGGCTCTTCACCCATGTGCCCGCGAACTCTCCCCTGACCCAGGGCGACCACCCGGACCACGGCGCGACCGGCGCCATCGTGCGTGCCGCGGCGCAGAGCGTCGGCTACCCGACCGACGCGATCCGATACTTCGTCGGCTATCCCTCCCAGAACCTGCCGGTGAACGTGGACGGCGACATCCTCAGCCGGAAGGTCGACACGTACCGCGTGTACGCGAAGGAGGACCCGGTGATCGCCTGCGCCGACAATGCCGCCTGTCTCGCCCGCAAGGGATTCGGCGCCTGGCTGCAGCGCTCCTACCCGAAGACGGACGCCGAGCTCGGTATCGGCTGA
- a CDS encoding deoxyguanosinetriphosphate triphosphohydrolase — translation MRSSTTVAAEHSVTGTRPDGYEASDAERFFSEQHRSQRDDFARDRARVLHSASLRRLAAKTQVLSPASPADFARNRLTHSLEVAQVGRELATALQLAPDVVDTACLSHDLGHPPFGHNGERALNDWAEDIGGFEGNAQTLRILTRLESKVISPDGRSYGLNLTRASLDATCKYPWTIDSPVPDPGGRLKFGVYPDDEPVFRWMRQGAPGRVRCIEAEVMDLSDDIAYSVHDFEDAVINGYLDPERLSDPRQHTALLSAIQTWVGYDFTRDELEDALYRLTSLPEWIASFDGTRAAHARLKNLTSDLIGRFARAATAATREAYDAPALTRYNGHVVVPRVVEAEMAVLKGTIGAFVVTIEGRKGLYREQRRLLKRLATALWEAPEHLDPLHAEDFARAESDSARRRVVVDQVASLTDRFALGWHHRLVGEIDTETLDVWMPGGRAIARSLYALPEPLEGL, via the coding sequence ATGCGGAGCTCGACCACAGTGGCGGCTGAACACTCCGTGACGGGGACGCGCCCCGACGGCTACGAGGCGAGCGACGCCGAACGCTTCTTCTCGGAACAGCACCGCTCACAGCGCGACGACTTCGCTCGCGACCGTGCGCGCGTCCTCCACTCCGCCTCGTTGCGTCGACTGGCGGCGAAGACGCAGGTGCTCTCGCCCGCGAGCCCCGCTGATTTCGCGCGTAACCGTCTGACGCACTCGTTGGAGGTCGCGCAGGTCGGGCGCGAGCTCGCGACGGCCCTTCAGCTCGCGCCGGATGTCGTGGACACGGCGTGCCTGAGCCATGACCTCGGTCATCCGCCGTTCGGACACAACGGCGAGCGTGCGCTCAATGATTGGGCCGAGGACATCGGGGGTTTCGAGGGCAACGCGCAGACCCTCCGCATCCTGACCCGACTCGAGTCGAAGGTGATCTCGCCCGACGGACGCAGCTACGGGCTCAACCTGACGCGCGCCAGCCTCGACGCGACCTGCAAGTACCCCTGGACGATCGACAGCCCGGTGCCCGATCCGGGCGGAAGGCTCAAGTTCGGTGTCTACCCCGATGACGAGCCTGTCTTCCGCTGGATGCGTCAGGGCGCGCCGGGACGGGTGCGTTGCATCGAGGCGGAGGTCATGGACCTCTCCGACGACATCGCCTACTCGGTGCACGACTTCGAGGACGCCGTCATCAACGGCTATCTGGATCCCGAGCGCCTGTCGGACCCGCGCCAGCACACGGCACTGTTGAGCGCCATCCAGACCTGGGTCGGCTACGACTTCACGCGCGATGAGCTCGAGGACGCCCTCTACCGCCTGACGAGCCTTCCCGAGTGGATCGCGTCCTTCGACGGCACGCGCGCGGCGCACGCGCGCCTGAAGAACCTCACCTCGGACCTGATCGGCCGCTTCGCCCGCGCCGCGACGGCGGCGACACGGGAGGCGTACGATGCGCCGGCGCTGACGCGGTACAACGGCCACGTCGTCGTCCCGAGGGTGGTCGAGGCCGAGATGGCCGTGCTCAAGGGCACGATCGGGGCGTTCGTGGTCACGATCGAGGGGCGCAAGGGTCTCTACCGGGAACAGCGCCGTCTGCTGAAGCGCCTCGCGACAGCGCTGTGGGAGGCGCCTGAGCATCTCGACCCGCTGCACGCGGAGGACTTCGCTCGCGCGGAGTCCGACAGCGCGCGCCGTCGTGTCGTCGTGGATCAGGTCGCGAGTCTCACCGATCGTTTCGCCCTGGGGTGGCATCACCGACTGGTGGGAGAGATCGACACCGAGACGCTCGATGTCTGGATGCCGGGAGGGCGAGCCATCGCCCGTTCGCTGTACGCGCTTCCCGAGCCTCTCGAGGGACTCTGA